The Ensifer adhaerens genome contains a region encoding:
- a CDS encoding P-II family nitrogen regulator, whose protein sequence is MKKIEAIIKPFKLDEVKEALQEVGLQGITVTEAKGFGRQKGHTELYRGAEYVVDFLPKVKVEVVLADENAEAVIEAIRNAAQTGRIGDGKIFVSNVEEVIRIRTGETGLDAI, encoded by the coding sequence ATGAAAAAGATCGAAGCGATCATTAAGCCCTTCAAGCTCGACGAAGTGAAGGAAGCCCTTCAGGAAGTCGGTCTGCAGGGTATCACCGTCACGGAAGCCAAGGGCTTCGGGCGGCAGAAGGGTCACACGGAGCTGTATCGCGGCGCCGAATACGTGGTGGACTTCCTGCCGAAGGTAAAGGTCGAAGTCGTGCTGGCGGATGAAAACGCGGAGGCCGTCATCGAGGCGATCCGCAACGCCGCGCAAACCGGCCGCATTGGTGACGGAAAGATTTTCGTTTCCAATGTGGAAGAAGTCATCCGAATTCGCACGGGCGAAACCGGCCTCGACGCCATCTGA
- the glnA gene encoding type I glutamate--ammonia ligase: MTTASDILKQIKDNDVKFVDLRFTDPKGKLQHVTMDVVCVDEDMFADGVMFDGSSIGGWKAINESDMVLMPDPETAHMDPFFAQSTMVIICDILDPVSGESYNRDPRGTAKKAEAYLKASGIGDTVFVGPEAEFFVFDDVKYKADPYNTGFKLDSSELPSNDDTDYETGNLGHRPRVKGGYFPVPPIDSCQDMRSEMLTVLSEMGVTVEKHHHEVAAAQHELGVKFDALVRNADKMQIYKYVVHQVANAYGKTATFMPKPIFGDNGSGMHVHLSIWKDGKPTFAGDEYAGLSESCLYFIGGIIKHAKSLNAFTNPSTNSYKRLVPGYEAPVLLAYSARNRSASCRIPFGTNPKAKRVEVRFPDPTANPYLAFAAMLMAGLDGIKNKLHPGKAMDKDLYDLPPKELKKIPTVCGSLREALESLDKDRKYLTAGGVFDDDQIDSFIELKMQEVMRFEMTPHPVEYDMYYSV, from the coding sequence ATGACGACTGCAAGCGATATTCTGAAGCAAATCAAGGACAACGACGTCAAGTTCGTCGACCTGCGCTTTACCGATCCGAAGGGCAAGCTGCAGCACGTAACGATGGATGTGGTCTGCGTCGACGAAGACATGTTCGCCGATGGCGTCATGTTCGACGGTTCCTCGATTGGCGGCTGGAAGGCCATCAACGAGTCCGACATGGTGCTGATGCCCGATCCGGAAACAGCGCATATGGACCCGTTCTTCGCGCAGTCGACGATGGTCATCATCTGCGACATTCTCGATCCGGTTTCGGGCGAATCCTACAACCGCGACCCGCGCGGCACGGCCAAGAAGGCTGAAGCCTACCTCAAGGCATCCGGCATCGGCGACACCGTCTTCGTTGGCCCGGAAGCAGAATTCTTCGTCTTCGACGACGTCAAGTACAAGGCCGACCCGTACAACACCGGCTTCAAGCTCGACTCCTCGGAACTGCCGTCGAACGACGACACCGATTATGAGACCGGCAACCTCGGCCACCGCCCGCGCGTCAAGGGCGGCTACTTCCCGGTTCCGCCGATCGACAGCTGCCAGGACATGCGCTCTGAAATGCTGACGGTCCTGTCCGAAATGGGCGTCACCGTCGAAAAGCATCACCACGAAGTGGCCGCCGCCCAGCACGAGCTCGGCGTCAAGTTCGACGCGCTGGTGCGCAACGCCGACAAGATGCAGATCTACAAGTACGTCGTGCACCAGGTCGCCAATGCCTATGGCAAGACGGCAACCTTCATGCCGAAGCCGATCTTCGGCGACAACGGCTCGGGCATGCACGTACACCTGTCGATCTGGAAGGACGGCAAGCCGACCTTCGCCGGCGATGAATATGCCGGCCTGTCGGAATCCTGCCTCTACTTCATCGGCGGCATCATCAAGCATGCCAAGTCGCTGAACGCCTTCACCAACCCGTCGACGAACTCCTACAAGCGTCTCGTCCCGGGCTATGAAGCACCGGTTCTGCTCGCCTATTCGGCACGCAACCGTTCGGCTTCGTGCCGCATTCCGTTCGGCACCAACCCGAAGGCCAAGCGCGTCGAAGTCCGCTTCCCGGACCCGACCGCCAACCCCTACCTCGCCTTCGCAGCCATGCTGATGGCCGGCCTCGACGGCATCAAGAACAAGCTGCACCCCGGCAAGGCCATGGACAAGGACCTTTATGACCTGCCGCCGAAGGAACTGAAGAAGATCCCGACCGTTTGCGGCTCGCTGCGCGAAGCGCTGGAAAGCCTCGACAAGGACCGCAAGTACCTGACGGCCGGCGGCGTCTTCGACGACGACCAGATCGATTCCTTCATCGAACTTAAGATGCAGGAAGTCATGCGCTTCGAAATGACCCCGCATCCGGTCGAGTACGACATGTACTACTCGGTCTAA
- the hspQ gene encoding heat shock protein HspQ, whose product MKQRNAKFEIGQVVRHRVFPFRGVIFDVDPEYANTEEWWNAIPQEIRPSKDQPFYHLFAENDDSEYVAYVSEQNLEFDDSDRPMRHAQVDALFDKDGVGHYRPKATFRH is encoded by the coding sequence ATGAAACAGAGAAACGCCAAATTCGAGATCGGACAGGTGGTTCGCCATCGGGTTTTCCCGTTCCGCGGCGTCATTTTCGACGTCGACCCGGAATACGCCAACACCGAGGAGTGGTGGAACGCCATTCCGCAGGAGATCCGCCCGAGCAAGGATCAGCCCTTCTATCACCTGTTCGCCGAGAACGACGACAGCGAGTATGTCGCCTACGTCTCCGAGCAGAACCTGGAATTCGACGACAGCGACCGGCCGATGCGCCACGCGCAAGTCGATGCCCTGTTCGACAAGGATGGCGTCGGCCACTACAGGCCCAAGGCGACGTTCCGGCACTAA
- a CDS encoding extracellular solute-binding protein — MRAILSGLALILTATSFGTAAAAAPVHAIAMHGEPALPADFKNFPYVNPDVKKGGKISYGVVGSFDSLNPFILKSMRTTARGMWDPEYGNLVYESLMQRSRDEAFTMYGLLAETVEWDDDRTFIQFNLNPKARWADGQPVTAEDVIFSFELLRDKGRVPFSNRMAKVAKLEKVGERSVRFTFTEDADRELPLLLGLSPVLPKHAIDLATFDQTTLKPPLGSGPYRVAEVKPGERIVYKRNPDYWAKDLPSKVGQDNYDEISVEYFLQENSLFEAFKKGEIDIYPEGSATKWARGYDFPAVRSGEVVKETFTPKTPSGMLGIVFNTRRPMFDNLKLRQGLALVFDFEWVNKNLFDSAYTRTQSYWQNSALSFLGAPADDRELGLIGDARDRINPAILDGTYRLPVTDASGRDRNVLRVAVSLMREAGYQIKDGKMVDPQGKPLAFEIMSQNAGQEKIALAYQRFLAPLGIQASVRTVDDSQYQQRSQSFDYDVIIKSFPSTLSPGIEQAGRWTSQARDRQGSDNFAGVADKDVDRMVNNILQARTSEDFTAAVRAHDRLLVNNSYLVPLYHLDAQWVARRKHIGRPDTMPLYGYQLPTWWDQNAQ; from the coding sequence TTGCGTGCAATTCTTTCCGGTCTGGCGCTGATCCTGACCGCCACTTCATTCGGCACTGCTGCGGCAGCCGCTCCCGTGCATGCGATTGCCATGCACGGAGAGCCGGCGCTGCCTGCCGATTTCAAGAACTTTCCCTACGTCAATCCGGACGTAAAAAAGGGTGGAAAGATCTCCTATGGCGTCGTCGGCAGCTTCGACAGCCTCAATCCCTTCATCCTGAAGAGCATGCGCACCACCGCGCGCGGCATGTGGGATCCGGAATACGGCAACCTCGTCTACGAATCGCTGATGCAGCGTTCGCGCGACGAGGCCTTCACCATGTATGGCCTGCTCGCCGAAACAGTGGAGTGGGATGACGACCGGACCTTCATCCAGTTCAATCTCAACCCGAAGGCCCGCTGGGCCGACGGGCAACCTGTTACCGCCGAGGACGTGATCTTCAGCTTCGAGCTGCTGCGTGACAAGGGGCGTGTCCCCTTCAGCAACCGCATGGCCAAGGTGGCGAAGCTCGAAAAGGTCGGGGAGCGCAGCGTGCGCTTTACCTTCACCGAGGATGCCGACCGCGAGCTGCCGCTCCTGCTCGGCCTGTCGCCGGTGCTGCCGAAACATGCCATCGACCTTGCGACCTTCGACCAGACCACGCTGAAGCCGCCGCTCGGCTCCGGCCCCTACCGCGTCGCAGAGGTGAAACCGGGCGAGCGCATCGTCTACAAGCGAAACCCGGACTATTGGGCCAAGGACCTGCCCTCGAAGGTCGGCCAGGACAATTACGACGAGATCTCCGTGGAGTATTTCCTCCAGGAGAACTCGCTGTTCGAAGCCTTCAAGAAGGGCGAGATCGACATCTATCCGGAAGGCAGCGCCACCAAGTGGGCGCGCGGCTACGATTTCCCGGCGGTTCGTTCCGGCGAGGTCGTCAAGGAAACCTTCACGCCGAAGACGCCGTCCGGCATGCTCGGCATCGTCTTCAATACCCGCAGGCCAATGTTCGACAACTTGAAGCTCCGCCAGGGCCTGGCGCTGGTCTTCGACTTCGAGTGGGTCAACAAGAACCTCTTCGACAGCGCCTATACGCGCACGCAGAGCTACTGGCAGAACTCGGCGCTGAGTTTTCTCGGCGCACCGGCCGACGACCGCGAACTCGGCCTGATCGGCGACGCCCGCGATCGAATCAACCCGGCGATCCTCGACGGCACCTATCGCCTGCCGGTGACCGACGCGTCCGGGCGCGATCGCAACGTGCTGCGTGTTGCTGTCTCGCTGATGCGCGAGGCCGGCTATCAGATCAAGGACGGCAAGATGGTCGACCCGCAGGGCAAACCGCTCGCGTTCGAGATCATGAGCCAGAATGCCGGCCAGGAAAAAATCGCCCTCGCCTACCAGCGATTTCTCGCACCTCTCGGCATCCAGGCGTCCGTGCGCACCGTCGACGATTCGCAGTACCAGCAGCGCAGCCAGTCCTTCGACTACGACGTGATCATCAAATCCTTCCCCTCGACGCTGTCACCCGGCATTGAGCAGGCCGGGCGCTGGACCTCACAGGCGCGCGACCGGCAGGGTAGCGACAACTTCGCCGGCGTCGCCGACAAGGACGTCGACCGGATGGTCAATAACATCCTGCAGGCCCGCACGAGCGAAGACTTCACGGCGGCGGTGCGTGCGCATGACCGGTTGCTCGTCAACAATTCCTATCTGGTGCCGCTCTATCACCTCGACGCACAGTGGGTGGCGCGACGCAAGCATATCGGCCGGCCCGATACCATGCCGCTTTACGGCTACCAGCTTCCGACCTGGTGGGATCAAAACGCACAATAG
- the mfd gene encoding transcription-repair coupling factor has protein sequence MLAGLDPKKIVEAQREITIGPVPSGAEALILAELARAGQPVAYILSDGQRIADLEQVLSFVAPDIPVLTLPGWDCLPYDRVSPSADTSARRLAALSALIAHKKKPHAAIVLVTVNAALQKISPQDVIQSLAFSARPGNQVRMDDIAMRLERNGFERVATVREVGEYAVRGGILDVFVPGSGEPLRLDFFGDTLETIRSFDPASQRTTGQVRSLDLNPMSEVSLTPETISHFRKHYLSLFGATTRDDALYQAVSEGRRYAGMEHWLPLFYDGLETVFDYLDGFRIVTDHLAREAAAERSKLILDYYDARLASASPGKAQATQGTPYKPVPPELLYLSSQGFNAGLSSRDAIRLSPFNEHEGEARQVISVDARQGMRWAKSAGEGEAQDERVNVFDQAVKYIAERRSKGAKVVISGWSEGSLDRLLQVLAEHGLGNVKPIKALAEIKSLKPGEAASAVLSIEAGFETGDLVIIGEQDILGDRMVRRSKRRKRGADFIAEVAGLDEGSYVVHAEHGIGRFVGLRTIEAVGAPHDCLELVYADDAKLFLPVENIELLSRYGSEGTDAILDKLGGVAWQARKAKLKKRLLDMAGGLIRIAAERHTRRAPVLAAQDGVYDEFAARFPYDETEDQLNSIEAVREDLGSGRPMDRLVCGDVGFGKTEVALRAAFIAAMNGVQVAVVVPTTLLARQHFKTFSERFRGLPIRIQQASRLVGSKELALTKKEVADGKTDVVVGTHALLGTSVNFANLGLLIIDEEQHFGVKHKERLKELKSDVHVLTLSATPIPRTLQLALTGVRELSLITTPPVDRMAVRTFISPFDALVIRETLMREHYRGGQSFYVCPRLSDLSEIHDFLKSDVPELKVAVAHGQMPATELEDIMNAFYDGRYDVLLSTTIVESGLDVPTANTLIVHRADMFGLAQLYQLRGRVGRSKVRAFALFTLPVNKTLTGMAERRLKVLQSLDTLGAGFQLASHDLDIRGAGNLLGEEQSGHIKEVGFELYQQMLEEAVAELKGEEEIHDTGWSPQISVGTPVMIPEHYVPDLHLRLGLYRRLGELTDLKEIDGFGAEMIDRFGPLPIEVQHLLKIVYIKSLCRTANVEKLDAGPKGVVVQFRNKEFPNPAALVGYIAKQGTLSKIRPDQSIFFQRELATPEKRLSGAAMVMTQLAGLAK, from the coding sequence CACGTCGGCACGGCGGCTGGCGGCGCTGAGCGCCTTGATTGCGCACAAGAAGAAGCCGCATGCGGCGATCGTGCTGGTGACGGTCAACGCCGCCCTCCAGAAGATCTCGCCGCAGGACGTGATCCAGAGCCTGGCGTTTTCGGCCCGTCCGGGCAATCAGGTGCGTATGGACGACATCGCGATGCGGCTGGAGCGCAACGGCTTCGAGCGTGTCGCGACCGTGCGTGAGGTTGGCGAATACGCAGTGCGCGGCGGCATCCTCGATGTCTTCGTGCCGGGGAGCGGCGAGCCGCTGCGCCTTGATTTCTTCGGCGATACGCTCGAAACAATCCGCTCGTTCGATCCTGCAAGTCAGCGCACGACCGGTCAGGTCCGCTCCCTCGATCTCAATCCGATGAGCGAGGTGTCGCTGACGCCCGAAACGATTAGCCACTTCCGCAAGCACTACCTGTCGCTGTTCGGCGCGACGACCCGCGACGACGCGCTTTACCAGGCTGTCTCCGAAGGCCGGCGCTATGCCGGCATGGAGCATTGGCTGCCGCTGTTCTATGACGGGCTGGAGACAGTCTTCGACTATCTCGACGGCTTCCGTATCGTCACCGATCATCTGGCGCGCGAAGCTGCGGCTGAGCGCTCGAAGCTCATTCTCGACTATTACGACGCCCGTTTGGCCTCGGCGTCTCCGGGCAAGGCGCAGGCCACCCAGGGTACGCCCTACAAGCCGGTTCCGCCGGAGCTGCTCTATCTGAGCTCGCAGGGCTTCAACGCTGGCCTGAGTTCACGCGACGCCATTCGCCTGTCGCCCTTCAACGAGCACGAGGGCGAGGCCCGCCAGGTCATCTCGGTCGATGCGCGCCAGGGCATGCGTTGGGCGAAGTCGGCGGGTGAGGGCGAAGCCCAAGACGAACGCGTCAACGTCTTCGATCAGGCGGTCAAGTACATCGCCGAGCGGCGCTCGAAGGGCGCCAAGGTGGTGATTTCAGGCTGGAGCGAAGGATCGCTCGATCGCCTGCTCCAGGTTCTCGCCGAACACGGTCTCGGCAACGTCAAGCCCATCAAGGCACTCGCCGAGATCAAGTCGCTGAAGCCGGGCGAGGCGGCCTCGGCCGTGCTCAGCATCGAAGCCGGTTTCGAGACGGGCGATCTCGTCATCATCGGCGAACAGGATATTCTGGGCGACCGCATGGTCCGCCGCTCGAAGCGGCGCAAGCGCGGTGCCGACTTCATCGCCGAGGTGGCTGGTCTCGACGAGGGCAGCTATGTCGTGCACGCCGAACACGGCATCGGCCGTTTCGTCGGCCTGCGCACCATCGAGGCGGTCGGCGCCCCGCATGATTGCCTCGAGCTCGTCTATGCCGACGATGCCAAGCTTTTCCTGCCGGTCGAAAACATCGAGCTTCTGTCGCGCTACGGTTCAGAAGGCACCGATGCGATCCTCGACAAGCTCGGCGGCGTCGCCTGGCAGGCGCGCAAGGCCAAGCTCAAGAAGCGGCTGCTCGATATGGCGGGCGGCCTCATTCGCATCGCCGCCGAACGCCATACGCGCCGGGCGCCGGTGCTCGCCGCACAGGACGGCGTCTATGATGAGTTTGCCGCCCGCTTCCCCTATGACGAGACCGAAGACCAGCTGAACTCGATCGAGGCGGTGCGGGAAGATCTCGGCAGCGGCCGTCCGATGGACCGCCTCGTCTGCGGCGACGTCGGCTTCGGCAAGACGGAAGTGGCGCTTCGTGCCGCCTTCATCGCTGCCATGAACGGCGTACAGGTCGCGGTCGTCGTGCCGACGACGCTGCTTGCCCGCCAGCACTTCAAGACCTTTTCCGAACGGTTCCGTGGGCTGCCGATCCGCATCCAGCAGGCGTCGCGCCTCGTCGGTTCCAAGGAACTGGCGCTGACGAAGAAGGAAGTGGCCGATGGCAAGACCGATGTCGTCGTCGGTACGCATGCGCTGCTCGGCACGTCGGTCAACTTTGCCAATCTCGGCCTCTTGATCATCGACGAAGAGCAGCACTTCGGCGTCAAGCACAAGGAGCGGCTGAAGGAGCTGAAGTCCGACGTGCACGTGTTGACGCTTTCGGCGACGCCGATCCCGCGCACGCTGCAGCTTGCCCTGACCGGGGTGCGTGAACTGTCGCTGATCACGACGCCGCCGGTCGACCGCATGGCGGTGCGCACCTTCATCTCGCCCTTCGATGCGCTGGTGATCCGGGAAACGCTGATGCGCGAGCACTACCGCGGCGGCCAGAGCTTCTATGTCTGCCCGCGTCTGAGCGACTTGTCGGAGATCCATGATTTCCTGAAATCGGACGTTCCGGAGCTGAAGGTAGCCGTCGCCCACGGCCAGATGCCGGCAACCGAGCTCGAAGACATCATGAACGCCTTCTATGACGGCCGTTACGATGTACTGCTGTCGACGACGATCGTCGAATCCGGTCTCGACGTACCGACGGCCAACACGCTGATCGTGCACCGCGCCGACATGTTCGGTCTCGCCCAGCTCTACCAGCTTCGCGGCCGCGTCGGCCGCTCGAAGGTGCGCGCCTTTGCGCTGTTCACGCTGCCGGTCAACAAGACGCTGACGGGCATGGCCGAACGCCGGCTGAAGGTGCTGCAGTCGCTCGACACGCTCGGCGCCGGTTTCCAGCTCGCAAGTCACGACCTCGATATCCGCGGCGCTGGCAACCTGCTCGGCGAAGAGCAGTCGGGCCATATCAAGGAGGTTGGCTTCGAGCTTTACCAGCAGATGCTCGAGGAAGCGGTCGCCGAACTCAAGGGTGAGGAAGAAATCCACGACACCGGCTGGTCGCCGCAGATTTCGGTCGGAACGCCCGTCATGATCCCGGAACACTACGTTCCGGATCTGCATCTGAGGCTCGGCCTTTATCGTCGTCTCGGCGAACTGACGGACTTGAAGGAGATCGACGGCTTCGGCGCCGAGATGATCGACCGCTTCGGTCCGCTGCCGATCGAGGTCCAGCATCTCTTGAAGATCGTCTACATCAAGTCGCTCTGCCGCACGGCGAATGTCGAGAAGCTCGATGCCGGGCCGAAGGGCGTCGTCGTGCAGTTCCGCAACAAGGAATTCCCGAACCCTGCGGCACTGGTGGGTTACATCGCCAAGCAAGGCACGCTTTCGAAGATCCGGCCCGACCAGAGCATCTTCTTCCAGCGCGAACTGGCGACGCCGGAAAAGCGCCTGTCCGGTGCAGCAATGGTGATGACGCAGCTCGCCGGCCTGGCGAAGTAA
- a CDS encoding invasion associated locus B family protein, with amino-acid sequence MIFKSNIAKRSGMAALALTVAAAGVPSVASAQQAGGKPPQGWFKVCTKQEDNDVCIVQNLLTANNGQLVTAVGLITVSGKVNRKIMQVSVPSARLIPTGVQMQIDGGKPVKLDYAICMPDKCVAEAPLSDQLIASLKKGNEVVFTSVNFQRAPNPIKMALTGFTGVFDGEPIEQSQLEERQRLLQEEMQKKAEDARKKLEEAQKAAKQN; translated from the coding sequence ATGATCTTCAAGTCGAATATTGCAAAACGTTCGGGCATGGCAGCGCTGGCGCTCACTGTAGCTGCTGCGGGCGTTCCGAGCGTTGCGTCTGCACAGCAGGCTGGCGGCAAGCCGCCGCAGGGCTGGTTCAAGGTTTGCACCAAGCAGGAAGACAACGATGTCTGCATCGTTCAGAACCTGCTGACCGCCAACAACGGCCAGCTCGTGACCGCTGTCGGCCTCATCACCGTCTCCGGCAAGGTCAACCGCAAGATCATGCAGGTTTCCGTACCGTCCGCGCGCCTCATTCCGACCGGCGTTCAGATGCAGATCGACGGCGGCAAGCCGGTCAAGCTCGACTACGCCATCTGCATGCCCGACAAGTGCGTTGCAGAAGCGCCGCTTTCCGACCAGCTGATCGCCAGCCTGAAGAAGGGCAATGAGGTCGTCTTCACCTCGGTCAACTTCCAGCGCGCTCCGAACCCGATCAAGATGGCCCTGACGGGCTTCACCGGTGTGTTCGACGGCGAGCCGATCGAGCAGTCGCAGCTCGAAGAGCGTCAGCGCCTGCTGCAGGAAGAGATGCAGAAGAAGGCCGAGGACGCGCGCAAGAAGCTTGAAGAAGCCCAGAAGGCTGCCAAGCAGAACTAA
- the gpt gene encoding xanthine phosphoribosyltransferase translates to MSLPDKAFPVSWDQFHRDARALAWRLADNGQEWRAMVCITRGGLVPAAIISRELNIRMIETVCVASYHDYDTQGQMKVLKGITPEITKDGGEGVLIVDDLTDTGKTAAEVRAMLPKAHFAAVYAKPKGRPLVDTFVTEVSQDTWIYFPWDLGFTYQEPIAKGTRG, encoded by the coding sequence ATGTCGCTGCCCGATAAAGCCTTTCCCGTTTCCTGGGACCAGTTCCACCGCGATGCCCGGGCGCTTGCCTGGCGGCTGGCCGACAACGGCCAGGAATGGCGTGCCATGGTTTGCATCACCCGTGGCGGCCTGGTTCCGGCTGCGATCATTTCGCGCGAACTCAATATCCGGATGATCGAAACCGTCTGCGTCGCCTCCTACCATGACTACGACACGCAGGGGCAGATGAAAGTGCTGAAGGGCATCACGCCTGAAATCACCAAGGACGGCGGTGAAGGCGTGCTGATCGTCGACGACCTGACGGACACCGGCAAGACCGCGGCCGAAGTACGGGCAATGCTGCCGAAGGCGCATTTCGCTGCCGTCTACGCCAAGCCGAAGGGCCGGCCGCTCGTCGATACCTTCGTGACCGAAGTCAGCCAGGACACCTGGATCTATTTCCCCTGGGACTTGGGCTTCACCTACCAGGAGCCGATCGCCAAGGGCACGCGCGGCTGA
- a CDS encoding DsbA family oxidoreductase, with protein MQTVSIDIVSDVVCPWCYLGKARLDQAIANLPDVLVTVNWRPYQLNPDLPPEGIDHKRHLAEKLGGQAAVDRAHDTLRELGNADGIAFDFEAVKISPNTLDAHRLVRWAATNGEQAQSAVVGLLFKANFEEGRNVGDHAVLLDIAEQAGLDRPVVAALLGSDADKDAVKEEVGMAREMGVTGVPCFILEGQYAVMGAQSVDVLTNALREIAEMKASGKPN; from the coding sequence ATGCAAACCGTCAGCATCGATATTGTCTCGGACGTTGTTTGTCCCTGGTGTTATCTCGGCAAGGCGCGGCTCGACCAGGCGATTGCCAATCTTCCGGACGTGCTGGTCACGGTCAACTGGCGCCCCTACCAGCTCAATCCCGACCTGCCGCCCGAGGGGATCGATCACAAGCGGCATCTTGCCGAGAAGCTCGGCGGCCAGGCGGCCGTCGATCGCGCCCACGACACGCTGCGCGAACTCGGCAATGCCGACGGCATCGCCTTCGACTTCGAAGCGGTGAAGATCAGCCCGAACACGCTTGACGCTCATCGGCTTGTCCGCTGGGCCGCGACCAACGGCGAGCAGGCGCAGTCCGCCGTCGTCGGCTTGCTGTTCAAGGCCAATTTCGAAGAAGGCCGCAATGTCGGTGATCACGCGGTCCTGCTCGATATCGCCGAGCAAGCAGGCCTCGATCGCCCCGTCGTTGCGGCTCTGCTTGGCTCCGATGCCGACAAGGATGCGGTCAAGGAAGAGGTTGGCATGGCCCGCGAGATGGGCGTAACCGGCGTTCCCTGCTTCATCCTCGAAGGACAATATGCCGTGATGGGCGCGCAATCGGTCGATGTATTGACGAATGCGCTGCGCGAAATCGCCGAGATGAAGGCGAGCGGCAAGCCGAACTGA
- a CDS encoding bifunctional ADP-dependent NAD(P)H-hydrate dehydratase/NAD(P)H-hydrate epimerase, with protein MRSDLQHLLITPAEMTAIDRAAAQSGIDSFTLMRNAGLAVTAAALRHFPDARRFVVLCGPGNNGGDGYIAARGLAESGADVAVFVLGDPARLQGDAARAWSDWSGPAAPISAFEPQAGDVVIDALFGAGLSRDLPDDVVHLIERVNASGVPVVAIDLPSGIDGRTGEIRGAAFATRHTVTFMAPKPGHWLLPGRSLCGTLKVFDIGIPARIVSAGAGSLRLNAPFLWAGWGGDLAASTHKFKRGHLVVFSGDRQATGAARLSAAAGLAAGAGLVTVATGKAALGINASHLTAVMVKEIDGSRELTKWLQDQRLGSFVLGPGFGIGKKARDFALALCDRSLVLDADGITSFQTNPGELFAALAKGGGQMVMTPHDGEFARLFPEIAGDDGLSKIEKAQAAARASHAVIVYKGADTVVAAPDGRAVVNNNAPPWLATAGSGDVLAGIVGAHLAKGMPAFEAAIAAVWRHGAAGAKAGPGLTAETLIGAIPPIS; from the coding sequence ATGCGCTCCGACCTTCAGCACCTGTTGATCACGCCCGCCGAAATGACGGCAATCGACCGGGCGGCAGCCCAATCCGGCATCGATAGTTTTACGCTGATGCGCAACGCCGGACTGGCGGTGACGGCGGCGGCCCTGCGACATTTTCCGGATGCCCGCCGCTTCGTCGTGCTCTGCGGTCCAGGCAACAATGGCGGTGACGGGTACATCGCAGCCCGCGGCCTTGCCGAAAGCGGGGCGGATGTCGCGGTGTTCGTCCTCGGCGATCCCGCCAGGCTTCAAGGAGATGCAGCGCGGGCCTGGTCCGACTGGAGTGGTCCTGCTGCGCCAATCTCTGCATTCGAACCACAGGCTGGCGATGTCGTCATCGATGCGCTCTTTGGGGCGGGCTTGTCACGCGACCTCCCTGACGACGTCGTTCACCTTATAGAACGGGTCAATGCCAGCGGCGTTCCGGTCGTTGCCATCGATCTGCCGAGCGGCATCGACGGCCGGACGGGCGAGATCCGGGGCGCCGCCTTTGCCACTCGCCACACTGTCACGTTCATGGCGCCCAAGCCCGGTCATTGGCTTCTGCCCGGGCGATCCCTCTGCGGCACACTCAAGGTGTTCGATATCGGCATTCCCGCGCGCATTGTGAGTGCCGGCGCAGGTTCGCTGCGCCTCAACGCGCCGTTCCTCTGGGCGGGCTGGGGAGGTGACCTGGCGGCCTCGACGCACAAGTTCAAGCGCGGGCATCTGGTCGTTTTCTCAGGCGACCGCCAGGCAACGGGCGCGGCGCGACTTTCGGCGGCAGCGGGCCTTGCGGCTGGCGCTGGCCTCGTTACCGTCGCCACCGGCAAGGCCGCGCTCGGCATCAATGCGTCTCATCTGACGGCGGTGATGGTGAAGGAGATCGACGGAAGCCGGGAGCTTACCAAATGGCTGCAGGACCAGCGCCTGGGCAGCTTCGTGCTTGGGCCGGGTTTTGGCATCGGCAAGAAGGCGAGGGACTTTGCGCTTGCGCTCTGCGATCGCTCTCTGGTGCTCGACGCCGATGGCATCACCTCGTTCCAGACGAACCCCGGCGAACTGTTCGCGGCGCTGGCGAAAGGTGGCGGGCAAATGGTGATGACGCCGCATGATGGCGAGTTCGCTCGCCTCTTTCCGGAGATCGCCGGTGACGACGGGCTTTCGAAGATCGAGAAGGCGCAGGCCGCGGCGCGGGCGAGCCATGCCGTGATCGTCTACAAGGGCGCCGACACCGTCGTTGCCGCGCCGGACGGGCGGGCCGTCGTCAACAACAATGCGCCGCCGTGGCTGGCAACCGCCGGATCGGGGGACGTACTTGCCGGCATCGTCGGCGCACATCTGGCGAAAGGAATGCCGGCCTTCGAAGCGGCGATCGCAGCGGTCTGGCGCCATGGCGCAGCCGGGGCCAAGGCAGGGCCAGGCTTGACCGCTGAAACGCTGATCGGCGCGATACCGCCGATCAGTTGA